From the Brachyhypopomus gauderio isolate BG-103 chromosome 5, BGAUD_0.2, whole genome shotgun sequence genome, one window contains:
- the ada2b gene encoding adenosine deaminase 2-A, producing MKRFPYTICSMKVLMTFLTFTSVNKSISIPDPRQRDQLLQQESSWQVGGGVELTAAEQRLDSLLHKLKEQEMTAPHFPTAMHFFKAKPYIQQSPVFKLLQKMPKGAVLHLHHSAQVGADWLVLNVTYRPHCYVCFTWGGSVQFLFSPQRPFPRWGCSAWSLMEQLRATISDVAAFDQSLMRNLTLFTEDPDMAYPTQDVVWNRFEQTFVAISGLITYAPVFKDYIYQGLQQLYDDNILYLELRAGLSKIYELDGTVRDKEWSLQTYRNITEQFRLEHPDFVGIRIIVTAHRALSLSQVEVALKETLELQKRYPDIIAGFDLVGREDSGKPIWYFQEALSLPTEVKTNLSYFFHAGETDSYGTDVDRNILDALLFNTTRIGHGFALAHHPLAKELSRKRGVPVEVCPISNQVLKLVSDLRNHPAAVLMAEGHPMVVSSDDPTLFGTSGLSYDFYEVFVVIGGLSATVGTLKELAMNSIRYSSLPADLQDKAMFIWQQKWDKFVLENSS from the exons ATGAAGAGATTTCCTTACACAATATGCAGCATGAAAGTACTTATGACCTTCTTGACATTCACCTCTGTGAACAAGAGTATAAGTATACCAGACCCTCGTCAGAGAGACCAGCTACTGCAGCAGGAATCCTCCTGGCAGGTAGGGGGCGGTGTGGAGCTCACGGCAGCGGAGCAGCGACTGGATTCGCTCTTGCATAAGCTGAAAGAGCAGGAGATGACGGCGCCCCATTTCCCCACAGCTATGCACTTCTTCAAAGCAAAGCCTTATATCCAGCAGAGCCCCGTGTTTAAACTGCTGCAGAAAATGCCAAAAG GGGCGGTCCTACACTTGCACCACTCCGCTCAAGTGGGTGCGGACTGGCTTGTGCTGAATGTGACGTATAGGCCCCATTGCTATGTGTGCTTCACATGGGGGGGGTCAGTGCAGTTCTTGTTCTCCCCCCAGCGGCCCTTCCCACGCTGGGGCTGTTCTGCATGGAGCCTGATGGAGCAGCTGCGGGCCACTATCAGCGACGTGGCAGCTTTTGACCAGAG TTTGATGAGGAACCTCACACTGTTCACCGAGGACCCGGACATGGCATACCCTACACAGGATGTAGTGTGGAATCGGTTTGAGCAGACGTTTGTGGCCATCTCTGGCCTGATAACCTATGCTCCCGTTTTCAAGGATTACATCTACCAAGGGCTTCAGCAGCTCTATGATGACAACATCTTATACTTGGAGCTGAGGGCTGGCCTATCCAAG ATATATGAGCTTGATGGCACTGTCCGGGACAAAGAATGGTCTCTCCAGACCTACAGAAACATAACCGAACAGTTCAGGCTAGAACATCCAGACTTTGTTGGAATTCGGATAATTGTAACTGCCCATAG GGCTCTCAGTTTGTCTCAGGTGGAAGTAGCACTAAAAGAAACCTTGGAGCTGCAGAAACGATATCCAGACATAATCGCTGGCTTTGATCTG GTGGGCCGAGAGGATAGTGGAAAACCCATTTGGTATTTTCAAGAGGCCCTATCACTCCCCACAGAGGTTAAAACCAATCTTTCCTACTTTTTTCATGCAGGTGAAACTG ACTCATATGGAACAGACGTGGACAGGAATATTCTGGATGCACTACTATTCAACACGACCCGCATTGGGCACGGTTTTGCCTTGGCTCACCACCCCCTAGCAAAAGAACTTTCCAGAAAGAGAGGGGTACCTGTGGAGGTGTGCCCTATATCCAACCAG GTGCTGAAACTGGTCTCAGATCTGCGAAATCACCCTGCTGCAGTGTTAATGGCAGAGGGGCATCCCATGGTGGTGAGCTCAGATGATCCGACCTTGTTTGGAACTTCTGGACTCTCCTATGACTTCTATGAGGTCTTTGTTGTAATTGGAGGCTTGAGTGCTACTGTGGGCACGCTTAAGGAACTGGCCATGAATTCAATCAG GTATAGCTCCTTGCCAGCAGACCTACAGGACAAAGCCATGTTCATATGGCAACAAAAGTGGGACAAATTTGTATTGGAGAATTCATCATAG
- the atp6v1e1b gene encoding V-type proton ATPase subunit E 1, translated as MALSDADVQKQIKHMMAFIEQEANEKAEEIDAKAEEEFNIEKGRLVQTQRLKIMEYYEKKEKQIEQQKKIQMSNLMNQARLKVLKARDDMISDLLNEARQRLAKIARDPTRYSALMDGLVLQGFYQLLETKVTIRCRKQDLSLVQTAVQKNIPIYKAAVKNNLEVRIDQDNFLNPEVSGGVEIYNSDGKIKVSNTLESRLDLLAQQMMPEIRVALFGANQNRRFMD; from the exons ATGGCGCTCAGCGATGCGGACGTTCAGAAGCAG ATCAAGCACATGATGGCTTTCATTGAGCAGGAGGCCAATGAAAAGGCAGAAGAGATTGATGCCAAG GCAGAAGAAGAGTTTAACATTGAGAAGGGTCGTCTAGTGCAGACCCAGAGGTTGAAGATCATGGAGTACTATGAAAAGAAGGAAAAACAAATTGAGCAGCAGAAGAAAAT TCAGATGTCAAACTTGATGAACCAGGCCAGACTGAAGGTGCTTAAGGCGCGTGATGACATGATCTCG GACCTGCTGAACGAAGCACGACAGAGGCTGGCCAAAATAGCCAGAGACCCAACAAGGTACTCTGCCCTCATGGATGGGCTGGTTCTGCAG GGCTTCTACCAGCTGCTTGAGACCAAAGTGACAATCCGCTGTCGCAAGCAGGACCTGTCCTTGGTGCAG aCCGCTGTGCAAAAAAACATCCCCATCTACAAAGCTGCTGTCAAGAACAATCTAGAAGTCCGAATCGACCAAGACAATTTCCTCAATCCAGAAGT CTCTGGTGGTGTTGAGATATATAACTCAGATGGGAAGATCAAAGTGTCCAACACTTTGGAGAGCCGTCTCGATCTCCTCgcacagcag ATGATGCCTGAAATCAGAGTTGCCCTGTTTGGTGCGAACCAGAACCGGAGGTTCATGGATTAA